The Sporocytophaga myxococcoides DSM 11118 sequence TGTCTCGTCCTGAAATAGGTTTACAGGTTTAAACCCTGTAAAAGATGACAGAAATTAAATTTTTAAAGAAAAGAGGCAGAGGAAAAAGAAAGAATACTCAGCCCTATGATATTGGATTAAAGTTGCAAATTATCCAGGAATATCAGTCTGGAGGCATTACCTTTAAAATGCTTTCAAAGAAATACAACATCAACAAGTCGGTGATAAGTTATTGGGTACGAAAATCTGAAGGCAGACTCAGTGCATTAAAATCAATTACATTTAAAAAAGTGGAATTGAATCAAGAGGAAAAGAAAGATCAAAATCAAGAAATAGAGGCTTTAAAAAAGGCCCTAGAAGAGGCCTTATTAAAGAATAAAGCTCTTGAAACAATGATAGACATTGCAGAACAAGAGCTGAAAATAAATATACGAAAAAAGTCTGGCACCAAACGATCACGATGATGAAAAATGCATATCCCAAATTAGGGCTGGCTAGGTTATGCAGATTGTTTGGTGTCACTAGGCAAGCATATTATCAATATTGCTGGCATATGAGCGATATAGGCACTGAAGCACATATCGTTTTGAACTTAGTCAATGCGATACGAAAAGATCAACCAAAGCTAGGTACCAGAAAACTACTTTCAATAATTCAAAATGATTTAATAGAGCATCAGATAAAAATGGGCAGAGATGCTTTATTCGATTTATTAGCCTCTCATAACATGCTGGTAAGGCGAAGAAAACGAACTCCTCAAACTACATTTTCAAAGCATTGGTATCGCAAATATGATAATTTACTTAAGGATTTTATCTGTTCAGGTCCTCATCAGCTCTGGGTTTCTGATATTACCTATATTTCTACTGGTGACGATTATGTTTATCTCGCCTTAATATCAGATGGCTATTCCAGAAAAATAGTAGGATATAATCTTTCAGAAAATCTTAGTACAGAAGGTTGCATTATGGCATTAAACATGGCCTTTCTTCAACTTCCTGCAGAAT is a genomic window containing:
- a CDS encoding transposase; this translates as MTEIKFLKKRGRGKRKNTQPYDIGLKLQIIQEYQSGGITFKMLSKKYNINKSVISYWVRKSEGRLSALKSITFKKVELNQEEKKDQNQEIEALKKALEEALLKNKALETMIDIAEQELKINIRKKSGTKRSR
- a CDS encoding IS3 family transposase, which translates into the protein MKNAYPKLGLARLCRLFGVTRQAYYQYCWHMSDIGTEAHIVLNLVNAIRKDQPKLGTRKLLSIIQNDLIEHQIKMGRDALFDLLASHNMLVRRRKRTPQTTFSKHWYRKYDNLLKDFICSGPHQLWVSDITYISTGDDYVYLALISDGYSRKIVGYNLSENLSTEGCIMALNMAFLQLPAEYNLIHHSDRGIQYCSMAYTNLLSNKSIRISMTQNGDPYENAMAERLNGILKQELLKKKYQSYQEAKNEIDIAVKIYNEKRPHLSCDLLTPERAHVEDGILKRHWRNKEVMTE